The Lewinella sp. 4G2 nucleotide sequence GCCCTCTTCGGTTTCGTGCGGGATAACGACCTGCAAGAGGAGGATAATTTCGCCCGGGTGGAGCGCGAGATTGACGTGGATAACTACATCAAATACAACGTAGCCGAAATCTACTACGCCAACCGCGACTGGCCGGTGAACAACATCAAATTCTGGCGGGCCCAACGGCCGGGCGCTAAGTGGCGGTGGATCCTTTTCGATACGGATTTCGGGCTGGATTTTTTCGGGACCGTCCCCCACACCGTGAACGGCTTTGAATTTGCGCTGGACCCGGCGGGCCCTTCCGTATGGCCGAACCCACCCATCTCTACCCTCTTTCTGCGCCGGTGCATGGAGAACGAAGGCTTCCGCCACCGCTTCATCAATCAGTTTGCGGATGAGTTGAACAGTCGTTTCCTGTTCAGTAACGTGGACAGTTTGCTCTCCGCCAACGAAGACCGGATCGCTTCCGAGATGCCCCGCAATTTTGCCCGCTGGAACCTGCCCGATGAGTTTTCCGTCCGGGTAGATCAGATGCGCGGCTTCCTCCGCGAACGCCCCGCCGCCGTGAAGGGCCACGTCCTGGACTTTTTCCGTCTGCCCGCCTATCACCAAGTCGGTATTCTGCTCGACGACGAGCAGGAAGGTTACGTGCAACTAAATAGCTTATCGATCACCGAGTGTGAGTGGTCCGGCGACTACTTCGAGGAGGTGCCCATCCGGCTCACGGCCATCCCCCGGGAGGGTTACGTCTTCAGCCACTGGGAGTTGGGTTCCGAATCGATGGATGCCGAAATCACCGTTGACGTGAAGGAGGCGATGGAATTCAAGCCCATATTCAGGGAGGTCTCCACGGCTATTCCTGGTCGGTCCGGCTTGGGTAGCCTGGCCAACGTCAGTCAGATTCAGTACGCCCCTAACCCCGGTTCGGCCACCGCCTGGGTGAGGTTACAATCCAAATGCGGGACACAAGTGACGGTGGAACTCTTCGACGCCCGCGGCGTACGCGTGCGCACCATTGCCGCCAATGCTTTGGTTACCGACGAACGGAGTTTTACGACGGACCTCTCCGCGCTGCCCGCCGGGACCTACCAATTGCGCGTGCTGGAAGCTGGCGGGGGAACGGTGGCTTACCCCTGGGTCATCCGATAGTCAGTACGTACGCCCTTTCCTCAATCAATAAGTAGCGCGCAATGGAAGATCAGGAATACCTACGCAAGTGGCGCCTCATCCTGGGAAAGGAGGCGGAAGACCCGGACGGGGGCAGCGACGTCAACCTCCCCTCCCGCCTGGCCGGAATGGACGACACCCTGGAGGCGCTCTACGCCGGCCAGGACCGTAAGGGTGGCCTCGGCCGCTCCAGCCCCAACGTGAACCGCTGGTTGGGAGACATCCGAAAGTACTTCCCCTCCGATACCGTCCACCTGCTGCAACGGGACGCCCTGGAACGTTTAGGCCTCCAACAGATGCTGTTGGAACCGGAGTTGCTGGATACCATTGAGCCGGACGTCCACCTCGTCGGTTCCCTACTGAGCCTGAAAAATCTGTTGCCGGACCGTAGCCGGGAGTCCGCCCGCGCCGTTGTGATGAAGGTGGTCCAACAACTGGAGAAGCAACTCAAACGGCCCGTAGAGCAAGCCCTGGCCGGCCGCCGCCGCCAGCATAACCGCAACCGCCGCCCCCGGCCGAGCGACATCGATTGGGACCAGACGATCCGCCGCAACATGAAGCACTATCAGCCGGAATACAAGACGGTACTGCCGGTGGATCTGCGTGGCCTCAGCCGTTCCAAAGCCGGCCTGAAACACATCATTCTGCTGATTGACCAATCCGGGTCCATGGCTGCTTCGGTGGTGTACGCCGGGGTCATCTCCTGCATTCTGGCGAGCATCTCCACGCTCAAAACCCACGTCGTCACCTTCGATACGAGCGTGGTGGACCTCACGGACCAATTGCCCGATCCCCTCGAATTACTCTTCGCCATACAGCTGGGGGGCGGCACGGACATCGGTAAAGCGCTACGCTACGCCGAACGCCTGAATACGAACCCCCGCGATACGGTACTGGTGCTGCTGAGTGACCTCTTTGAAGGCGGGCAGGTACAGGGCATGCTGGCGGCCATGCGGCGGTTACAGCAAACTGGCATCACAATTTTACCGCTACTGGCGCTGAGCGACGAAGGGGCGCCGGCCTACGATAAGGAGGTGGCCGCTGCGCTCATGGATATGGGGCTGCACCCCTTCGCCAGCACGCCGGGCAAGTTTGCGGACGTTCTGGCGGAGGCACTGTATTAGTAGTTCGACGTCTAAAAGGTAGTGTCGATAATGCGCAGGCGCTTCTTCCTCCCCAGCTTGAATTTTTTCTGCCCGAGGAAACGATTCAGGATGTACCCCGTAGCGAAAGACCCGGCGCCTACGGCCAGTTGCCCGCCGGAGATCTGGGAATCCGGGTCGCCATCCGTGTTGTAGCCGAGGAGGCCGATGGTCGTCCACACGACGCCGAACGTCATCAAACTCAATCCAGCGGCCTTGCCGAAGGTGCTCCCCCGGTGGAGGGAGTGGATATTTTCCAGCAGGATGAAGCGGTCGTTGATCACGAGTGCCTGGATGTCCGGCCGCATTTCTTCGATGCGGCCTTCCTGCCAAAAATTATCGCCCTGCATTTTGAAGCGCAGCGTTTCTCCCTCGTACACCCGTTCCGTCCCCGCTTTTCCGACCTTCTCCAGCAGCATCACTTTCTGGGCGCTGCCGCAGGTGCAGAGAAATAGGACGAGGGTAAGGGCTAGCAAAAGGCGCATATATCAAAAGGGATTGTAGCGTAAGCGGTAGGGTTGGTCTACGGGCGATAAAGATAAGGGCGCGCGGGAGCTACTACGTGGCTAGAAAGTTAGTGACGAGACTGGACAATTCTTCCGGCCGTTCGGCGTGGACCCAGTGGCCCGCCCCTTCCACGGTAGCCAGGGTGGCGGCGGGGAAAAGGTCGTGGATGTAGTCCAGGTCCTCATCCCTGACGTAGCCGCTGCGGCCTCCGCGCAAGAAAAGGGCCGGCCCGGTAAAGGAGTCCCCGAAGTTACCGACGGGTCCGATCAGGTTCTCGTACTGGGCGGTGATAACGGGGAGGTTCATCCGCCACTGGTAGCCGCCGGCGGGGTTGCGGGCCAGGTTTTTTAGCAGGAAGAGCTGGATGCCGGGGTCAGATACGTAGGCGGCCATGAGGCGGGCAGCCTCCTTGCGGTCACTCACCTCGGCGGGGTCGAAGGCCTGGAGGGCGCTGAACACATCATCGTGCCCCCGCCGGTACTGCCGGGGTGCCATGTCGACGACGATCAGTTTGGCGACGAGGTCGTTACGGTCGAGGGCGAGTTGCATGGCCGCCTTCCCGCCCATGCTGTGGCCCATCAGGTAGACCGGGGGTAGCTCGAGGTGCTCGATGAGTTCGACCACGGCGTCGGCCATCCCTGCGTAAGAGAATTCATCGACGTGGGGGCTGCGCCCGTGGTTGGGAAGGTCCACCAGGATGACCTGGTAGTTCTCCGCCCACTGGCGGGCGAGGGTTTTCCAGTTGTCCAGCATCCCGAATAAGCCGTGGAGGATGACGAGGGGCTGGCCGGTGCCGAAGACTTTGTGGTGGAGCATGGGTGGGCGGTTAGTGTAGTCAGGAACGCTAGGATTTGAATGAGGTAAGGATCGATTGGCTGGGATAGTTGAGTTTGGGAAATACGTAAACACAGAAAACATAAAAACCACAGAGTGGATGAGCGCCGCCGCTCTATTCTCCTTAATCCTCTTTGTCATCCTAAACTTCTTGTCGAAAAACTACCAAGATGATGACTTCGTACTCCCTCCACAGTAAGCGGTCGGTTTACGTAAAACAATCGTCCAATAATCACGTAGGAGAATAGACCAGCTGCGGTGTTGTAAGAAATACGGCCAATGGCAAACCCATACCGCATGTTTCGTCTTTAACCCTCCGTGCAAAGAGAACCCCGCATACTTGATCACCCCGGTCTGCATCCCCTCTGGGAAAGTTTGGAGCGGGAGCGCCGCCAACAGCAGTGGTTCGCCATCGCGCTGATGATCGCCGGGCTACTGGGCGCCATCGGTGGCGTGGTGGCGGGGAACATTCTCTTCCCCTTCGTCGGTGCCGTAGTGGCGACGCTTTCCCTCTTCTGGCTGTACCGGATCCTCAGCGAACAGCCCATCGCGGTACTGCGGCGGTGGCTGCGGGAGGAGCCCGAACGCTTCGCCTGGGTGTATACGACCCACACGGAACGGATGCCCTTTGGTTTCAAGACCCAATCTCAGGGCACCCTTTACCTCGTCGAACCGGATGGAAAAACCCATTCCTACAGCCTGGAGCCCAAGGACCTCAAGCTGGTAGGTAAAACCCTGAACCGCGTCCTACCCCACGCCGAGTTTGGGTATACGGAGGAGCGGGATTTGCGATACCGGGGGGAGGTGACGCGGGTGAAGGGGCGGGGGGAGGGGGATTTGTTTTTTTAGGGGGTGTGCTTTTGGTTTCTACTAGCTATATATCGGTCTTAAACCTCTCCCTCATACTTATATTGTTGCCATGACGATAGAGGATAAACATGTTCTTATTAACTTTATGAAAACGAAGAATATGACAATATTTACTCAGGCACTACTCTCTTTTGTTTGTGTATTTCTAGTACTAGGATGTACGACTACTGAAGATACCGTGCCACTTGATGATTTCACTGTAAAAGGAATCAAGATTTTAGAGCTTCCACTGTTTGATAGTAGCGGCAATCCATGGGAGGATGATGGTAGTCAAATTGACTTGTATGCTACATTTTATCTAAGAGATTTGATTATAAGTACCGACACTATACAAGACTTTAAAGTTGGTGAAGATGAACTAACATTACCGGAGACAATCGAGGTAAGACAAAGTGATGAAAAACTTAGATTCTCCCTCTTTGACTATGATCCTACAAGATTTTCACCATTAGGGTTTGGTGACTTTCGTGAAGTCTACGGGTTTACATGGTTTCCATCTTCAGGGCGACCAGCTAAGACGTCATCAGGAGCATTACCTTTTAGAGATCCTTTTGAAGGGATACATATTGAACTTTTACCTTTAGATTAAATGACACTTGACCATGTTTTTTATTTCATCTCCTGATTTATTCGTATTATAAATATTTTGCTTGATATACTACACTTCAACTTAAGATAGCGTTTGCGAAACATTACAACTGCTAAAGTCTTAAACTTAAATTTTGCTAAGTTGAAGTCGGGTACCCTCTCTTATTTTAAGCGACTTAATGTTCTATGCAGAAAATCATGAAGTTTATACCTGTATCAAAGTGGTTTGGCATTTAATCCTTTGATATTTTATAACAACGGTAGACATAAAAATAAAGTCGCGCTAAATTTCCCAAGCCACTGCGTTTCAGGTGTACTATCTTTGAATATTGTGAGAATGGAAGGATTCGGTAGCGGATTCCTCTGACCTTTTTGCAATGATTATCAAGTAAACAAAAGAGCGAATTATTCTCATATGAATCATGCACTACGTCTAATTATCATTATTTATTGCCTTACCAGCCAGACGCTCAGTGCCCAAACTTCACTAATAGTAGGGGTAGGATATGAAATAAACACTGTGTCAGGACCAAGTTCAATTGAAAATAGCTTTTTCAACGTGCCTACTAAGGATATGATATTTGATGCTCCAGTGGTGGAATTTATAGTAAGAAGAAGTCTTTCATCTTTTTCTGAAATTCAGCTTGGTTTATGCTACTCTCAACATCGTTTTATAGGTTTTCAGAGAGGAGGTATCAATCCTAGCGTGAACGAGTTTGGCTTCAGAAGATTTTCAGTCCAACCTCAATATGTTTATAGTAGGTATGAAAACATAGGGCTGACTGTGGGGCTCGATATTACAACACTCTTTAATCACTATCGAGCTCCAAAAAGCCAGGGGAGAAGTTTTGTAAATGCTAAGCGTCCTGAGGATTTCAATACCCAATTTGGTGTGGTAGGTGGATTCACTTACGGGTTCAAAAGGTTTTCAGTAGGACTTCAAGCCACCTTTGGTTTATTGTATCGTAAAGAGTATTCCAATTACATCAACGAAGTGAATTTTTATAGACTATCGTTTTGCTACAGTTTAAAAAAATAGAGGTAGATCTCTAATATCATTTTTAGTTTGAGGCGGTGTATTTGTGTCTGACAGCCATGGTGACACGTGGCACTCTACACAATTCCATTGATTTTGTATGACTCCTCGCCTTTAAATAAACTCATCGAAGCGGAAAACTCGATTGGTAGACAGTCGGATGCTACTAGATAGCTTACATAACTAATTTGATCAAGCTGAATTATTCAAAATTTATTCTTCCTCAACAATTACCGTATACACACTACGCAGCGAATCTAAAGTACGCTGATCAGGCACGTAGTCGTAGGAAGCTACAACGTTGAGAAAAAACATATCATTGTAGGGTGTCGGAGAATTGAATATGACTGTGCGATCTAAATCACTGTTTTTGAGAGTTTGTAATCTTGCTACTAAATTTTCGTCGTGTTCTCTAGGGTGTAAACTTTCGTAAAAGTGAACAATGGGCGATACGAATCCCAATATAAACAACAACTTCCCTATTGGTAGTCGGTGCCATTTCTTCCAATCGTAAATTGCTTTCAGAGCCACACCGCTTGCAATGAATATGGCTGGAGCCGTGAAGTAAACGTAACCTTGCATCTTTGTGGCCACAAAGCTGAAAAATATTAAGGGAACGATTATCCAAAGCAGCAAGAATCGATATCGTTCAGGGTTCGATTTGGTCGCATAGTAGATTAACAAACCGATAGATAGGATCCATATCTCGCCATAGTTATAGATAGACTTATCCAGGAAGAACAAATAGCCATTTTCGTGCCCTTCCAGGTATTGAGTAATGTGCTGGAAATTATGCGCTTGAGTAGCCAGATAGACTTCTGGGAAAGAAGTATACGCATAGATCTGCCACGGTAACCATACTATTACGCTACAAACAGCAATTATTGCTGTTTCTAAAAGTACGTTTAGAAATTTTCCATTTCTCAGTTCAAAGGCGATGTAGGCAAGCAAAATGGTGTAGGCAGGTAGCCACTTTACTAGTACTGCCAAACCTATGGTAACACCTATTAACGCACACTTTAGATAACGACTACGCATTTTGCTTGCGGTAACTAGATAAGCTGCCACTGCTATCCAAAACATAAAATGAACATCAATGTGATCAGTAGCTTCAACACCTATTGATAGCTCATTGGATAAACCATGAATGGAAAAGAGTAAAGCCGCATAAAAACCAGAACCCTCATCAAAAAGACTTCTTCCGATTAAGAAAGTCAAGAATATAGCCATACTGACCATCAGGATCGAAGGGAGTCGTACTCCAAAAGTAGATCGTCCGAAAAAGTGGATTGAAGAACCAATTGTCCAAAAAGGAAGCGGTTGCTTATGCATCCATACGTGGCTTCTTGACCAGACTCCGACGTCAGTCCGAAGCACGGGATTTTGGTAAAGCGTTGGTCTGAGCCAAAGGTGATCTTCACTAATATTTGACGCAACTACGCCATGGTAGCGTTCATCCCAATCATTCAGTAGAGGTTGCTGATTTGATATATGTATTTTGATCAAGGCACTAAGTAGACATAGAATCAAGACTAGGTATTTCATGCTATTCAGGATTCTAGCGTCTAATTATTGACGGTATATCAGATGTAAGGCTGAATGAGTTGCAAGTAGGTAGCGATGTAAAGTCGTTATTTCAAAATCAACGGAACTCCTTAATAGTAATCACCCGCCGTAAAACTACGACTAGTAATATAGTCAAGAT carries:
- a CDS encoding alpha/beta fold hydrolase — encoded protein: MLHHKVFGTGQPLVILHGLFGMLDNWKTLARQWAENYQVILVDLPNHGRSPHVDEFSYAGMADAVVELIEHLELPPVYLMGHSMGGKAAMQLALDRNDLVAKLIVVDMAPRQYRRGHDDVFSALQAFDPAEVSDRKEAARLMAAYVSDPGIQLFLLKNLARNPAGGYQWRMNLPVITAQYENLIGPVGNFGDSFTGPALFLRGGRSGYVRDEDLDYIHDLFPAATLATVEGAGHWVHAERPEELSSLVTNFLAT
- a CDS encoding VWA domain-containing protein, producing MEDQEYLRKWRLILGKEAEDPDGGSDVNLPSRLAGMDDTLEALYAGQDRKGGLGRSSPNVNRWLGDIRKYFPSDTVHLLQRDALERLGLQQMLLEPELLDTIEPDVHLVGSLLSLKNLLPDRSRESARAVVMKVVQQLEKQLKRPVEQALAGRRRQHNRNRRPRPSDIDWDQTIRRNMKHYQPEYKTVLPVDLRGLSRSKAGLKHIILLIDQSGSMAASVVYAGVISCILASISTLKTHVVTFDTSVVDLTDQLPDPLELLFAIQLGGGTDIGKALRYAERLNTNPRDTVLVLLSDLFEGGQVQGMLAAMRRLQQTGITILPLLALSDEGAPAYDKEVAAALMDMGLHPFASTPGKFADVLAEALY
- a CDS encoding glycosyltransferase family 39 protein → MKYLVLILCLLSALIKIHISNQQPLLNDWDERYHGVVASNISEDHLWLRPTLYQNPVLRTDVGVWSRSHVWMHKQPLPFWTIGSSIHFFGRSTFGVRLPSILMVSMAIFLTFLIGRSLFDEGSGFYAALLFSIHGLSNELSIGVEATDHIDVHFMFWIAVAAYLVTASKMRSRYLKCALIGVTIGLAVLVKWLPAYTILLAYIAFELRNGKFLNVLLETAIIAVCSVIVWLPWQIYAYTSFPEVYLATQAHNFQHITQYLEGHENGYLFFLDKSIYNYGEIWILSIGLLIYYATKSNPERYRFLLLWIIVPLIFFSFVATKMQGYVYFTAPAIFIASGVALKAIYDWKKWHRLPIGKLLFILGFVSPIVHFYESLHPREHDENLVARLQTLKNSDLDRTVIFNSPTPYNDMFFLNVVASYDYVPDQRTLDSLRSVYTVIVEEE